GAACAGCGTATTGCCCAATCGCTTGGAAATCAGCTCTATCACTGGTTTTTGGTTGGCCAGGGAGTTTCCGAAATCCCCCTGCAACACGCCGCCGAGCCAGCTGACATACCGCGTGTAAAAAGGTTGATCGAGCCCCAGATCGCGGCGAATTGCGGCGATTGTTTCGGGCGTTGCGGATTGACCGAGAATGGCCTCGGCGAAATCGCCGGGCAACAATTCGGTGGCACCAAAGATCAACAGTGAGACCACAAAAAGCGTCAAAAACCCAAGGGCGAGACGCTGGGCGATCATGCGCCAAACATGTGCCATCTGTCCTAGTTCCTCCGTTTGTCCGGCGGCTTATTGTTTTTTGTCTGCCGCCTGGAAAGACAGCCCCGAAGCATATGCCTCGGGGCTGCAAGTATTTTTAAGTGTACCTAAATTTAGGCGAACCACCAGCGTTCTGCGACACGGAAGCCATCCATGGTCCAGTTTGGTGCGACCTTCTCAGGTGTAGCCACAGCAGTGGAATGCGCCATAACATAGCTGGCAAACATTGGGATAAGGGTACTGCCCTCGTCACGAACCAGACCCTGCATCTCGACATACATCTCACGACGCTTGTCATTGTCCAGCTCGGACCGTGCGGATGCCAGCAGCTCGTCAAAGCGGGCGTTCGACCAGAAGCTTTCGTTCCAGTTGACGCCAGATTTATAAGCGGTGCTGAACATCCAGTCTTCGGTTGGACGGCCACCCCAGTAGCTGGCGACAAATGGTTTCTGCATCCAAACGTTGGACCAGTAACCATCGCTTGGCTCGCGGGTTACTTTCAGATTGATCCCGGCAGCAGCCGATTTTTCCGACATCAGAACACCGGCGTCTACAGCGCCACCAAAGGCAGCATCGCTGACCGACAGGTCCAGATCGATCGAGGTAAGACCGGCCTGCTTGAGGTACCATTTCGCCTTGTCCGCGTCATAGGTGCGCTGCTCAATTGCATCACCCGCATGGAACCGGTTGGCGGTGCTGATTGGGTGGTCGTTGCCGACGGAGCCATAGCCGTTGAGGATCTTCTCAACCAGCTCTTCGCGGTCAACCGCGTGTTTCATCGCCATGCGCACGTTGTTGTCGCTGAACGGAGCCGCACGTGAATCCATTGGGAACACATAGTGCTGCGATCCGGTAACCGACAGAACGTTGATTTTAGAGGAGCGTTTCAGCAGGTGCACAGTGTTCAGATCAACCCGGTCGATCACATCAACCTGGCCACTGATCAAAGCGTTCTGACGGGCAGCGCCATCAACGATTGGCAGCAGTTCAATGCCGTCGAAATGCGCCCGGTCGGTTTTCCAGTAGTTCGGGTTGCGGGTCATCCGCGCTTCGACGCCGGCCTCAAAGTTATCAACGACATATGCACCACAGCCGTCAGTCGAAGTCGGGTCAATCGACCCATCGACAGCTGGCATGATCGCAATGTGGTAGTCAGACATGATGAACGGGAAGTCGGCATTGCCGGCGTCCAGCGTAACAACCACGGTGTGGCTGTCGGTCGCCTTGATATCAGTGATGCCATCCACGATTGGTTTGGCAGCCGATGTACTGTCCTCGCCACGGTGGAAGTTGATCGAGGCAACAACATCTTCCGCAGTCACGTCTTTACCCGAGTGGAATGTGACGCCCTGGCGGATCTT
This portion of the Parasedimentitalea marina genome encodes:
- a CDS encoding ABC transporter substrate-binding protein, coding for MTNSNNRTGLTRRSVLRGATALGAAALILPASMRAAKAEPKKGGILRIGMGHGSTSDSLDPGSWDNAYSQVFATSRHNYLTEIDADGALQPEIAESWEASADAATWTFKIRQGVTFHSGKDVTAEDVVASINFHRGEDSTSAAKPIVDGITDIKATDSHTVVVTLDAGNADFPFIMSDYHIAIMPAVDGSIDPTSTDGCGAYVVDNFEAGVEARMTRNPNYWKTDRAHFDGIELLPIVDGAARQNALISGQVDVIDRVDLNTVHLLKRSSKINVLSVTGSQHYVFPMDSRAAPFSDNNVRMAMKHAVDREELVEKILNGYGSVGNDHPISTANRFHAGDAIEQRTYDADKAKWYLKQAGLTSIDLDLSVSDAAFGGAVDAGVLMSEKSAAAGINLKVTREPSDGYWSNVWMQKPFVASYWGGRPTEDWMFSTAYKSGVNWNESFWSNARFDELLASARSELDNDKRREMYVEMQGLVRDEGSTLIPMFASYVMAHSTAVATPEKVAPNWTMDGFRVAERWWFA